Proteins encoded within one genomic window of Ovis aries strain OAR_USU_Benz2616 breed Rambouillet chromosome 1, ARS-UI_Ramb_v3.0, whole genome shotgun sequence:
- the TMEM125 gene encoding transmembrane protein 125, giving the protein MSEGEAQAPRGRGLPPDVLAEQVELWWSQQPRRSALCFAVAVGLVAGCGAGGVALLSSTSSRSGEWRLAVGTALCLLALLVLVKQLMSSAVQDMNCIRQPHHVALLRSGGGADALVVLLSGLVLLVTGLTLAGLAAGPAPARPLAAMLSVGITLAASGALLLLGLLLYQVAVSGHCPPTRTAAPTTRSDRRGNGSVFSISGQLSAGQRHETTSSIASLI; this is encoded by the coding sequence ATGTCTGAAGGAGAGGCTCAGGCCCCGCGGGGCCGGGGGCTGCCCCCTGATGTGCTGGCGGAGCAGGTGGAGCTGTGGTGGTCCCAGCAGCCGCGGCGCTCGGCGCTCTGCTTCGCCGTGGCCGTGGGCCTCGTGGCGGGCTGTGGGGCGGGCGGCGTGGCCCTGCTGTCCTCCACCAGCAGCCGCTCGGGGGAGTGGCGCCTGGCAGTGGGCACGGCGCTCTGCCTGCTGGCCCTGCTGGTCCTGGTTAAGCAGCTGATGAGCTCGGCCGTGCAGGACATGAACTGCATCCGCCAGCCTCACCACGTGGCCCTGCTGCGCAGCGGAGGAGGTGCGGACGCCCTGGTGGTACTGCTCAGCGGCCTGGTGCTGCTGGTCACCGGCCTGACGCTGGCCGGCCTGGCtgccggccccgccccggccagGCCGCTGGCTGCCATGCTGTCCGTGGGCATCACCCTGGCTGCCTCTGGGGCGCTCCTGCTGCTGGGCCTGCTGCTCTACCAAGTGGCTGTGAGTGGACACTGTCCCCCAACCCGCACGGCTGCCCCCACCACCCGCAGTGACCGCAGGGGCAATGGCAGCGTCTTCAGCATCTCAGGACAGCTGTCCGCCGGTCAGCGTCACGAGACCACGTCCAGTATCGCCAGCCTCATCTGA